The Halodesulfovibrio sp. genome contains a region encoding:
- a CDS encoding Smr/MutS family protein, translating into MDNNPFKKLNKKDFPDPSAPKKKKAKHTKKHIPEEELFSVPSDDEDLFFQAMSNVSNLDGGQGKVKKCIHSNEPAMRMEDAKGFSKASKKKSKKQTARERSKEAVSSVKPKVEVPEEDAFAAAMKGVTGLSNKGREVVPDVVLSAKKGTAADDPVKALQALLDGEVEFRLEYTNEYIQGHVEGLDPIILGKLRAGQLSPEGHLDMHGMVAQEAYEALVCFLRASYNKGKRTVLLIPGRGKNSPEGYAVLRERIQEWLTRDPFKRVVLAFCTAQNKDGGAGALYVLLRKYKKSRGKIQWQRNDVTIDY; encoded by the coding sequence ATGGACAATAATCCTTTTAAAAAATTGAATAAAAAAGATTTTCCTGACCCCAGTGCACCAAAGAAGAAAAAAGCAAAGCACACAAAAAAACATATTCCTGAAGAAGAGTTGTTTTCAGTTCCTTCAGATGATGAAGACTTGTTTTTTCAAGCAATGTCAAATGTATCCAACTTAGATGGTGGTCAGGGAAAAGTGAAAAAATGCATTCATTCCAATGAACCGGCAATGCGGATGGAGGATGCGAAAGGCTTCTCAAAAGCTTCTAAGAAAAAGAGTAAAAAACAGACAGCACGTGAGCGATCCAAAGAAGCTGTAAGTTCTGTAAAACCGAAGGTTGAGGTTCCTGAAGAGGACGCATTTGCTGCTGCAATGAAAGGTGTAACCGGATTGAGCAACAAGGGACGCGAAGTTGTGCCCGATGTTGTGCTAAGTGCAAAAAAAGGAACTGCTGCCGATGATCCGGTCAAAGCCTTGCAAGCGTTGTTGGACGGTGAGGTTGAGTTTAGGCTCGAATATACCAATGAGTATATTCAAGGACATGTTGAGGGGCTAGACCCTATAATACTGGGAAAGTTGCGTGCAGGGCAGTTAAGTCCAGAAGGGCATCTTGACATGCATGGTATGGTCGCGCAGGAAGCGTACGAAGCCTTGGTTTGTTTCCTTCGTGCTTCTTATAATAAAGGAAAACGCACTGTGTTGCTCATACCGGGGCGTGGGAAAAATTCTCCAGAAGGGTATGCTGTGTTGCGTGAGCGCATTCAGGAATGGCTCACTCGTGACCCTTTTAAGCGTGTTGTTTTGGCATTTTGCACTGCACAAAATAAGGATGGCGGCGCTGGAGCATTGTATGTGCTGCTGCGTAAGTACAAAAAGAGCAGAGGCAAAATTCAGTGGCAGCGAAATGATGTGACGATCGACTACTAA
- a CDS encoding TIGR03905 family TSCPD domain-containing protein, with the protein MYSFTPTGVCAKQILFDITDGAIHDVKFVKGCPGSLSALSKMLEGKAVEEVISLLRGTLCGTKNTSCPDRLAEALEEIQKGNVTPYEVKAASSGFNPFS; encoded by the coding sequence ATGTATTCTTTTACCCCAACTGGTGTCTGTGCTAAACAGATTCTGTTCGACATAACCGATGGTGCTATCCACGACGTTAAATTTGTTAAAGGCTGTCCCGGCTCCCTTTCCGCATTAAGCAAAATGCTTGAAGGGAAAGCTGTTGAAGAAGTTATTTCTCTCCTCAGAGGAACTCTTTGCGGTACAAAAAACACTTCCTGTCCAGATCGACTTGCTGAAGCTCTTGAAGAAATTCAGAAAGGCAATGTTACTCCGTATGAAGTAAAAGCAGCCTCAAGCGGTTTCAACCCGTTTTCATAA
- the recJ gene encoding single-stranded-DNA-specific exonuclease RecJ — protein sequence MAKNWVQREGESAPSELTDWAGQLEISQTLIDILWLRGMHTPEDMQQYLSPGLKYLEPFCKWPGLEESAAVLADALGAGKKMAVWGDYDVDGVTSSAVVTQMVKAHGYDIIQHIPNRMEEGYGLNEAWIERLAEDGVELLLTVDCGITDFAPIAKARELGMTVVVSDHHLPAETLPDAHAICNPRLSECPCPHLAGVGVAFFLMCALNAHLVKESKIKVDVRDLLDLVALGTIADVVSLSGQNRILVKNGLLKIKDARRPGIAALKEVSGYAAGGAVEAGQVAFGLAPRINAAGRMGKADIALEMLLTDDYERSRQLARELDVMNEERKNEEERILNAAMEQAEAQSDRMGLVLYGEDWHSGVIGIVASRVVEKFYKPTLILCREGDNIKGSGRSISEFHLHEGLCRCKDLLLGFGGHKLAAGMSLAADNLDELRERFNEIVIETVGDKQLTATLKFDAPMGFELAADFTLLKELELLQPFGMGNSEPVFTSPVLLLKSRRIFARKHLKLELLDLDSGITLHAKAWRMVDDIPPSMEGRKLRLAYSPRIDRYNGSASVDLKIKDWEFLS from the coding sequence TTGGCTAAAAATTGGGTACAGCGTGAAGGCGAAAGCGCACCTTCCGAATTGACAGACTGGGCGGGACAGTTAGAAATTTCTCAGACACTGATTGATATCCTATGGTTGCGTGGCATGCACACGCCAGAGGATATGCAGCAGTATCTTTCGCCGGGGCTTAAATATCTTGAGCCGTTTTGCAAGTGGCCGGGGCTGGAAGAGAGCGCCGCTGTACTTGCAGATGCATTGGGTGCAGGTAAAAAAATGGCTGTATGGGGCGACTATGATGTGGATGGCGTAACATCATCCGCAGTTGTTACCCAGATGGTTAAAGCGCACGGGTATGACATTATCCAGCACATCCCGAATCGTATGGAAGAAGGCTATGGTCTTAACGAGGCATGGATTGAGCGCCTAGCTGAGGATGGTGTAGAGCTTCTGCTTACAGTAGACTGCGGCATCACAGATTTTGCACCGATTGCCAAAGCTCGAGAGCTGGGGATGACTGTTGTTGTCTCAGATCACCACCTTCCTGCTGAAACGTTGCCGGATGCACACGCTATTTGTAATCCTAGGCTTAGTGAATGCCCGTGCCCGCATCTTGCCGGTGTCGGTGTTGCATTCTTTTTAATGTGTGCACTAAATGCTCACCTTGTAAAAGAATCCAAGATAAAAGTAGATGTGCGGGATTTACTTGATCTCGTTGCACTTGGCACTATTGCCGATGTAGTGAGCCTTTCCGGTCAAAACAGAATTTTAGTTAAAAATGGTTTGCTCAAAATTAAAGATGCTCGACGCCCCGGCATTGCAGCTTTGAAAGAAGTTTCCGGTTACGCTGCTGGTGGAGCTGTTGAAGCAGGACAGGTTGCTTTTGGTCTTGCCCCACGCATAAATGCGGCAGGACGAATGGGTAAGGCTGATATTGCTCTGGAAATGCTGCTTACTGATGATTATGAGCGTTCTCGCCAGCTTGCCCGTGAGCTTGATGTGATGAATGAAGAGCGCAAAAATGAAGAAGAGCGTATTCTCAATGCCGCTATGGAACAGGCAGAAGCTCAGTCTGACAGAATGGGGTTAGTTCTGTACGGAGAAGACTGGCACTCCGGTGTTATCGGTATTGTGGCTTCACGGGTTGTGGAAAAGTTTTACAAGCCGACGCTGATCCTATGCCGTGAAGGTGACAATATTAAAGGCTCAGGTCGGTCAATAAGCGAGTTTCATCTTCACGAAGGTCTTTGTCGTTGCAAAGATTTGTTGCTTGGGTTCGGTGGGCATAAGCTTGCTGCGGGAATGTCTCTGGCAGCGGACAATCTGGATGAGTTGCGTGAGCGATTCAACGAGATTGTGATTGAGACTGTTGGGGATAAGCAGTTAACAGCAACATTGAAATTTGATGCTCCAATGGGATTTGAGTTAGCAGCAGACTTCACCTTACTTAAAGAGCTTGAGCTGTTACAGCCGTTTGGTATGGGAAACAGCGAACCTGTTTTTACTTCGCCAGTGTTACTTCTCAAGTCCCGTCGCATATTCGCTCGTAAGCATTTGAAGTTGGAATTGCTCGACTTGGATTCCGGTATTACATTGCATGCAAAAGCATGGAGAATGGTTGATGACATACCGCCTTCTATGGAGGGCAGGAAGTTGCGTCTTGCATATTCTCCAAGAATTGACCGGTACAACGGCAGTGCCAGTGTGGACCTGAAAATAAAAGATTGGGAATTTTTAAGTTAG
- a CDS encoding tetratricopeptide repeat protein encodes MGVQEVISKEEREPIKGIFSTQEVKKTETGTGVRKSVQKTFWFVEELDGKMEVQPLNANYIPSGKKRFITLEDLIARFQPEPEFYVTTVFPKMQELADTVDRADTHRNNGENFTAEFEYGNALQVDEENVRANFGLGLTYLDRGETSKANNIFERLVKLDAAFEGKHKHLFNEFGISLRKNQMTKQSLEYYNRALELSGGDDHLYYNIARAYFENKEYAPCVDYLMKAIEVNPGFDVVIKFFLWLLDKNLVPKDRVSEVRTAVRTAQVAASRKEEVSAAVGNGLELESAKPEKAPEPSPSADDVFGSDDDDDDLFLE; translated from the coding sequence GTGGGTGTACAGGAAGTAATTTCAAAGGAAGAACGGGAGCCGATTAAAGGCATTTTTTCCACGCAGGAAGTGAAAAAGACAGAGACCGGTACTGGCGTTCGTAAGTCCGTACAGAAAACTTTCTGGTTTGTGGAAGAGCTGGACGGGAAAATGGAAGTTCAGCCTCTTAACGCAAATTATATCCCTTCAGGAAAAAAACGTTTCATCACGCTGGAAGATCTTATTGCACGTTTTCAGCCGGAACCTGAGTTTTATGTAACAACAGTGTTCCCGAAAATGCAGGAACTTGCCGATACTGTTGACCGTGCCGACACGCACAGAAATAACGGTGAGAACTTTACTGCGGAATTTGAATACGGCAATGCTCTACAGGTTGATGAAGAAAATGTTCGTGCTAACTTCGGGCTGGGGTTAACCTACCTTGATCGCGGAGAAACCAGCAAAGCTAATAACATCTTTGAAAGACTTGTTAAGCTGGATGCTGCGTTTGAAGGAAAGCACAAACATTTATTTAACGAGTTCGGCATAAGCCTTCGTAAAAACCAGATGACGAAACAGTCTTTGGAATACTACAACAGAGCTCTTGAATTGTCGGGTGGTGACGATCACCTTTATTACAACATTGCTCGCGCCTACTTTGAAAATAAAGAATATGCCCCGTGCGTAGATTATCTTATGAAGGCAATTGAAGTTAACCCTGGTTTTGATGTTGTTATCAAATTCTTCTTATGGCTTCTTGATAAAAATCTTGTACCTAAAGATCGAGTTTCAGAAGTACGCACTGCTGTTCGTACAGCTCAAGTTGCGGCAAGTAGAAAAGAAGAAGTCTCAGCTGCTGTAGGGAACGGACTTGAGCTTGAATCTGCAAAGCCGGAAAAAGCACCGGAACCATCACCTTCAGCGGACGACGTATTCGGCAGTGATGACGACGATGATGACTTGTTTTTAGAATAG
- the pyrF gene encoding orotidine-5'-phosphate decarboxylase, translating to MANLVIALDYPDKAGALAMARMLKGADVWVKVGLELFTAAGPEIIGELKEMGFKVFLDMKFFDIPNTVQGAVRSSVRHGVDMVNIHLMGGERMARAAVAGLAEGSVDSGVSPLLLGVTVLTSMSQEDLPKGMTTSLEDTVVSFATSGKEWGINGVVCSGFEVDTIKKSCGNEFICLTPGIRPVSLGDDQRRTMTPAQAVKAGSDYLVVGRPVTGAESPLHAAQEILESMKI from the coding sequence ATGGCGAATCTTGTTATTGCGCTTGATTATCCGGATAAAGCAGGAGCACTTGCTATGGCGCGAATGCTCAAAGGTGCTGATGTCTGGGTAAAGGTAGGGTTGGAGCTTTTTACAGCCGCAGGCCCTGAAATTATTGGTGAATTAAAAGAAATGGGCTTCAAAGTCTTTCTTGATATGAAGTTCTTTGATATTCCGAATACTGTTCAAGGTGCAGTGCGCTCCAGCGTACGGCACGGTGTGGACATGGTAAATATTCACCTTATGGGCGGAGAGCGCATGGCTAGAGCTGCTGTTGCAGGTCTGGCAGAAGGTTCTGTAGATTCTGGTGTTTCACCGTTGCTGCTCGGTGTAACTGTACTTACATCAATGTCTCAGGAAGATTTACCTAAAGGAATGACAACATCGCTCGAAGATACAGTAGTATCGTTTGCTACATCCGGTAAGGAATGGGGCATTAACGGCGTTGTCTGCTCCGGTTTTGAAGTTGATACAATCAAAAAATCTTGCGGGAATGAGTTTATTTGTCTTACCCCGGGAATCCGTCCGGTTTCCCTTGGTGATGACCAGAGACGTACAATGACTCCGGCACAAGCTGTGAAAGCCGGATCTGACTATCTGGTTGTCGGGCGTCCTGTAACAGGGGCGGAATCTCCATTGCATGCTGCACAGGAGATTCTGGAGTCCATGAAAATATAA
- the gmk gene encoding guanylate kinase, producing MTLDISSNVDTAFDSTGRRGIVLVLCAPSGTGKTTLTRRLLKEFPRFSFSISYTTRQPREGEVHGKDYYFVSEEEFCEKRDAGFFAEWAEVHGKFYGTPKEATLEMLQQGYDIIFDIDVQGASQLYGNLKQGCYVFILPPSREELEKRLRGRGTDDESTIMRRIANAQKELEQAHWFNAWIVNDDLDKAYDQLRSAYIAATLSPQSSPDLVDSIMEDWR from the coding sequence ATGACTCTCGATATTTCCAGTAACGTCGATACAGCTTTTGATTCAACTGGTCGACGGGGAATTGTTCTCGTACTGTGTGCACCTTCCGGCACTGGCAAGACTACTTTGACAAGACGTCTGCTGAAAGAATTTCCTCGATTTTCGTTTTCGATTTCATACACTACCCGACAGCCTCGTGAGGGCGAAGTTCACGGCAAAGATTATTACTTCGTATCCGAAGAAGAGTTTTGCGAAAAGCGTGATGCCGGTTTCTTTGCAGAGTGGGCTGAGGTGCATGGCAAGTTCTATGGTACGCCTAAAGAGGCAACCTTAGAAATGCTCCAGCAAGGGTATGACATTATATTTGATATAGATGTGCAGGGCGCAAGCCAGCTTTACGGAAACTTAAAGCAAGGTTGCTACGTATTTATTTTGCCTCCTTCCCGTGAAGAACTGGAAAAGCGCTTGCGTGGTCGCGGCACTGATGATGAGTCGACAATTATGCGTCGTATTGCAAATGCTCAAAAAGAGTTGGAGCAGGCACACTGGTTTAACGCATGGATTGTTAACGATGATCTGGATAAAGCGTACGATCAGCTGCGCAGTGCATATATCGCTGCTACGCTGTCACCACAAAGCTCTCCTGATCTCGTTGATTCTATTATGGAAGACTGGAGATAA
- a CDS encoding DUF370 domain-containing protein → MKSSKLLNIGFGNYVVHHRVVSIVTPTSSPMRRVREDAKNEGRLVDATHGRKTRSIIITDSNHVILSAIQAETISQRFLQEDND, encoded by the coding sequence ATGAAAAGCAGTAAACTGCTTAACATCGGTTTTGGTAATTATGTTGTGCATCACCGTGTTGTAAGTATTGTGACGCCCACGTCTTCTCCTATGCGTCGTGTTCGGGAAGATGCAAAAAATGAAGGGCGGCTTGTTGATGCAACACACGGGCGAAAAACACGCTCAATAATTATCACAGATTCAAATCATGTAATTTTATCTGCCATTCAGGCTGAAACTATTAGTCAGCGTTTCCTACAGGAGGATAACGACTAA
- a CDS encoding YicC/YloC family endoribonuclease: protein MLKSMTGYGRCTHEGDGFTMTWEIRSVNSRHLDIKWRLPMLARSLETRFEKSVRKFGQRGRVEITLNLQIQRAELQAVAFNTAQATAMLDELAAFAQKRGDEFAPDYTRMLGMSFLWEDSNKEPEKEFSNQLVEGLELALADWNKARATEATALSADMLERTARMREWVSTITERAPQIKEERFETLRDRITEVLARVEAELEEQRFLQEITVLSDKLDVSEEITRLNAHIERLDELIKGGGEAGKRLDFTLQECFREVNTCGNKIQDQQIARIIVDFKNELEKCREQVQNLE, encoded by the coding sequence ATGCTTAAAAGCATGACAGGATACGGTCGTTGCACCCACGAAGGCGACGGCTTTACCATGACTTGGGAAATCCGAAGCGTTAACAGCCGTCATCTTGATATCAAATGGCGTCTCCCTATGCTGGCGCGCTCACTGGAAACCCGTTTTGAAAAATCTGTGCGCAAATTCGGGCAGCGTGGTCGTGTAGAAATTACACTCAACTTGCAGATTCAGCGCGCAGAGTTGCAGGCAGTTGCGTTTAATACGGCTCAGGCAACAGCGATGCTTGATGAACTGGCTGCCTTTGCCCAGAAACGCGGTGATGAGTTTGCACCGGACTACACCCGTATGCTCGGCATGTCTTTTCTCTGGGAAGACAGTAATAAAGAACCGGAAAAAGAATTTTCTAACCAGCTTGTTGAAGGTCTCGAACTTGCGCTTGCTGACTGGAACAAAGCTCGCGCAACTGAAGCGACAGCTCTTTCTGCTGACATGCTTGAGCGCACAGCACGTATGCGCGAATGGGTTTCTACCATTACAGAGCGTGCACCGCAGATTAAAGAAGAGCGCTTTGAAACATTGCGTGACCGCATTACCGAAGTCCTCGCCCGTGTCGAAGCTGAACTGGAAGAACAACGTTTCTTACAGGAAATTACAGTTCTGTCCGATAAGCTTGATGTAAGTGAAGAAATCACCCGTTTGAACGCGCATATTGAGCGTTTGGATGAGCTTATCAAAGGCGGTGGCGAAGCTGGTAAGCGTCTTGATTTTACGTTGCAGGAATGTTTCCGCGAAGTGAATACATGCGGCAACAAAATTCAAGATCAGCAAATTGCACGTATCATCGTTGATTTCAAAAACGAACTCGAGAAATGCCGGGAACAGGTGCAGAATCTGGAGTAA
- the mtaB gene encoding tRNA (N(6)-L-threonylcarbamoyladenosine(37)-C(2))-methylthiotransferase MtaB, with the protein MSESYTFYAATLGCKINQYETQALREVWIARGFLESDSAAGADFILVNSCAVTAKAVSDVRSTVRQLHRANENAQIVVTGCAAQVMGDELKVLPGVVRIVPQDAKTSLKTWPELKEGMTEPENVFPDFAVTKYNRARAVVKVQDGCSHRCTYCIVPLTRGRSRSRSIADIVTEARTLLESGFRELILSGVNLRQFGRDLDGTPDFWDLIDELESALGKKWGGKARFRISSLEPGQLGEKALNVLARSTMVAPQLHISLQSGSDSVLKRMGRGHYKTAPLLDFLEKLHAIWPVYGLGADILMGFPGETEEEFAETMAFIEAMPITYAHVFPYSIRPGTAAATMSNQLPKQIKKERAKAVRDVIAAKKKTFLQQLIDEKIPLDVVVQSTDEKKGVSQFYTECYFETLPFGCGLREIATGTAVAFEKSGLRVVAE; encoded by the coding sequence ATGAGTGAATCTTATACATTTTATGCAGCAACACTTGGCTGCAAAATTAATCAGTACGAAACACAGGCGCTACGCGAAGTGTGGATTGCCCGCGGATTTTTAGAATCGGACTCCGCGGCGGGTGCTGATTTTATTCTCGTAAACTCTTGTGCAGTGACTGCAAAAGCTGTCAGTGACGTACGGTCTACTGTGCGCCAGTTGCATAGGGCAAACGAAAACGCACAGATTGTTGTTACAGGTTGTGCCGCACAAGTTATGGGCGACGAACTAAAAGTGTTACCGGGTGTTGTTCGCATTGTTCCACAAGATGCAAAAACATCTCTTAAGACATGGCCGGAATTAAAAGAAGGCATGACTGAGCCGGAAAATGTATTTCCTGATTTTGCGGTAACTAAGTATAATCGTGCCCGTGCTGTTGTAAAAGTACAGGATGGCTGTTCACACCGTTGCACATACTGCATCGTTCCATTGACTCGTGGACGCTCCCGTTCTCGGAGTATCGCGGATATCGTGACAGAAGCCAGAACCTTACTGGAATCCGGTTTCAGAGAACTTATTCTTTCCGGTGTGAATTTGCGGCAATTTGGGCGTGACCTTGATGGTACTCCCGATTTTTGGGACTTGATTGACGAATTGGAATCTGCACTTGGCAAAAAATGGGGTGGCAAAGCCCGTTTCAGAATTTCATCGCTTGAACCGGGGCAACTTGGAGAAAAAGCTTTGAATGTCTTGGCTCGCAGCACAATGGTTGCGCCTCAGCTTCATATTTCGTTGCAATCAGGGAGCGATTCTGTTTTAAAACGCATGGGACGCGGACATTATAAGACAGCCCCTCTTTTAGATTTTTTAGAAAAATTGCACGCAATTTGGCCTGTGTATGGGCTTGGTGCCGACATCCTCATGGGCTTTCCGGGGGAAACAGAAGAAGAGTTTGCAGAAACAATGGCGTTTATTGAGGCTATGCCTATAACCTATGCCCATGTTTTCCCATACTCTATTCGTCCGGGTACTGCGGCAGCAACCATGTCGAATCAATTGCCTAAGCAGATAAAAAAAGAACGGGCAAAGGCTGTGCGTGATGTCATTGCTGCAAAGAAAAAAACTTTCCTGCAACAACTGATTGATGAAAAAATTCCTTTGGATGTTGTTGTGCAGTCTACGGATGAGAAAAAAGGTGTTTCGCAGTTTTATACAGAATGTTATTTTGAAACGCTCCCGTTTGGTTGTGGATTACGGGAGATAGCAACCGGCACAGCTGTCGCATTTGAAAAAAGTGGATTGCGTGTTGTCGCAGAATAA
- a CDS encoding methyltransferase domain-containing protein, giving the protein MRSSRWSMLREFLRDPFSTGTVCSSSPSLCRMIASNESLQHADVVVELGAGTGCISKHLLQTVKQEATFISIEKNPHLYKTLIAQYSHSYFVLGSAENLPDILCEKSIPKADVIISSLPWASFSSDLQDQITQAIRASLKPNGIFITYAYVCGAILPSFATFRRQLTQSFCNVDTSQIVWNNFPPAFLYQCRQPVPVFTETTTAKPSTRSKYTC; this is encoded by the coding sequence ATGCGCTCATCCCGTTGGAGTATGTTACGAGAATTTTTACGCGACCCTTTTTCCACCGGCACTGTCTGTTCCAGCAGTCCGAGTCTTTGCCGTATGATAGCCAGCAACGAATCGCTGCAACATGCTGACGTTGTGGTTGAGCTAGGAGCTGGCACTGGTTGCATTTCAAAACACCTGTTGCAGACAGTGAAACAAGAAGCCACATTTATTTCGATTGAGAAAAATCCCCACCTCTATAAAACACTTATCGCGCAGTACTCGCACTCGTATTTTGTTTTAGGCAGTGCAGAAAATCTCCCCGACATTCTTTGCGAAAAATCCATTCCCAAAGCAGACGTCATAATTTCATCACTGCCGTGGGCATCATTTTCTTCCGATTTGCAAGATCAAATCACGCAGGCAATACGCGCCAGCCTCAAACCTAATGGCATATTCATCACATATGCCTATGTATGCGGTGCAATTCTGCCTTCTTTTGCAACATTCCGCAGACAGTTAACGCAATCATTCTGCAACGTGGATACATCACAAATTGTCTGGAATAATTTCCCGCCTGCCTTTCTTTACCAGTGTCGACAACCAGTTCCAGTTTTCACAGAAACAACAACGGCAAAGCCTTCAACCCGCTCAAAATATACCTGTTAA
- a CDS encoding SH3 domain-containing protein: MTGFVRDSKRYRTVYRFFLLPVIVFCVSLGLSGCGSHCQYTAQEYLEKNTVADLENLSQNPTSYLAYTAHTPVMTPAEQAEQFAALREYHFAPWRQDSPTRSKEDAFWGIAAYPYSKGYAENLLPWSKKAMDCLIARQNMETYPCMARYAITVRHSSLRVFPTVKPYFLNPTQAGEGFPFDYFQNSAVHVGTPLFVSHVSVSGKWLYVETSYASGWIPANDVAYVSEQQKEMFMSGTLYALMRDNLALKTAQGMYLSTGFVGGMLPTAPPSFGSVGGQTENVQANAVDVPEASETVFVKKIGKNTIRVCAPKVTPVACVQLLVPARNALGKVEFFAVPMRCKYVAQIPMVFTPRALAELASHIVGQRYGWGGLFEDRDCSSTVRDLFAVFGVWMPRNSSLQADKGEKAISLQGLTAADKRDIIIENGVPFFSLIGMKGHIGIYLGYDEVAQQPIMLHDVWGVRTMKAGQEGRAIIGRLGITSLRPGEERRDVPEDYFYSRIEKLQLRPGTWKKE, encoded by the coding sequence GTGACAGGATTTGTGAGGGATTCAAAACGATATCGTACTGTGTATAGATTTTTTTTACTGCCTGTCATTGTCTTTTGCGTGAGTTTAGGGCTTTCCGGTTGCGGTTCGCATTGTCAGTATACCGCGCAGGAATATCTGGAAAAGAATACTGTTGCAGATTTAGAGAACCTATCCCAAAACCCGACATCGTATTTAGCATACACCGCACATACACCTGTAATGACACCTGCCGAACAGGCAGAGCAGTTTGCTGCGTTACGGGAATATCATTTTGCACCTTGGCGTCAGGATAGCCCTACACGATCTAAAGAAGATGCGTTTTGGGGCATTGCAGCGTACCCATATTCCAAAGGATACGCTGAAAATTTATTGCCATGGTCAAAAAAGGCGATGGATTGCTTAATAGCGCGTCAAAACATGGAGACGTATCCGTGTATGGCGCGATATGCCATTACCGTGCGCCACTCTTCTTTACGTGTGTTTCCAACCGTCAAACCATACTTTTTAAATCCTACACAGGCTGGTGAAGGATTTCCTTTTGATTATTTCCAAAATTCTGCTGTTCATGTAGGCACTCCACTATTTGTCTCTCATGTGTCGGTATCCGGTAAATGGCTTTATGTAGAAACTTCCTATGCCAGTGGTTGGATTCCGGCAAACGATGTTGCGTATGTATCAGAACAGCAGAAAGAAATGTTCATGTCAGGAACGCTGTATGCGCTTATGCGGGATAACCTTGCTTTAAAAACAGCGCAGGGGATGTATCTTTCAACAGGTTTTGTTGGTGGGATGCTCCCGACTGCTCCTCCTTCATTCGGAAGCGTTGGGGGACAAACAGAAAATGTCCAAGCGAATGCTGTTGATGTACCAGAAGCCAGCGAAACAGTTTTTGTTAAAAAAATTGGTAAAAATACAATCAGAGTGTGTGCTCCGAAAGTTACGCCGGTTGCATGTGTTCAGCTATTGGTTCCGGCTCGAAATGCGCTTGGGAAAGTGGAGTTTTTTGCAGTGCCTATGCGTTGCAAGTATGTGGCGCAGATTCCTATGGTGTTCACGCCACGCGCGTTGGCAGAGCTTGCCAGCCATATAGTGGGGCAACGCTACGGGTGGGGCGGTTTGTTTGAAGACAGAGATTGCTCGTCAACCGTGCGTGATTTATTCGCGGTATTCGGTGTGTGGATGCCAAGGAACTCTAGCTTGCAAGCAGATAAAGGAGAAAAGGCTATCTCTTTGCAAGGTCTGACCGCAGCTGACAAGCGCGACATCATCATAGAAAACGGTGTGCCGTTCTTCTCACTTATCGGTATGAAAGGGCACATCGGGATTTATTTAGGGTACGATGAAGTTGCACAGCAACCAATAATGCTCCATGACGTGTGGGGTGTGCGAACCATGAAGGCAGGACAAGAAGGTCGGGCAATTATTGGACGACTGGGAATTACAAGTTTACGCCCTGGAGAGGAGCGGCGCGATGTGCCAGAAGATTATTTTTATAGCCGGATAGAAAAGCTCCAACTTCGACCGGGTACATGGAAAAAAGAGTAG